The following proteins are encoded in a genomic region of Streptomyces sp. SLBN-31:
- a CDS encoding polyprenyl synthetase family protein, with product MPPAEKADRETAVDVTALLERGRTLATPVLRAAVDRLAPPMDTVSAYHFGWIDADGRPADGDGGKAVRPALAVLSAEVTGAAPEVGIPGAVAVELVHNFSLLHDDLMDGDEQRRHRDTVWKVHGPAQAILVGDALFALANEILLELGSVEAGRATRRLTTATRALIDGQAQDISYEHRDRVSVEECLEMEGNKTGALLACASSIGAVLGGADDRTADTLEKYGYHLGLAFQAVDDLLGIWGDPVSTGKQTWSDLRQRKKSLPVVAALAAGGPASERLGEILAADAKSSDFENFSEEEFAARAALIEEAGGREWTAQEARRQHTIAIEALDAIDMPDRVRDRFAALADFVVVRKR from the coding sequence CTTGCCACACCGGTACTGCGGGCGGCCGTGGACCGCCTGGCGCCTCCCATGGACACCGTTTCCGCCTACCACTTCGGCTGGATCGACGCCGACGGAAGGCCCGCCGACGGTGACGGCGGCAAGGCCGTGCGCCCCGCCCTCGCGGTACTGTCCGCCGAGGTCACCGGCGCCGCCCCGGAGGTCGGCATCCCCGGTGCCGTCGCCGTCGAGCTGGTGCACAACTTCTCCCTCCTGCACGACGACCTGATGGACGGCGACGAACAGCGCCGCCACCGCGACACCGTCTGGAAGGTGCACGGCCCCGCCCAGGCGATCCTCGTCGGCGACGCCCTGTTCGCCCTGGCCAACGAGATCCTCCTCGAACTCGGCTCGGTCGAGGCCGGCCGCGCCACCCGCCGTCTGACCACCGCCACCCGCGCCCTGATCGACGGCCAGGCCCAGGACATCTCCTACGAGCACCGCGACCGCGTCAGCGTCGAGGAGTGCCTGGAGATGGAGGGCAACAAGACCGGCGCCCTGCTCGCCTGCGCCTCCTCCATCGGCGCGGTCCTCGGAGGTGCCGACGACCGCACCGCGGACACCCTGGAGAAGTACGGCTACCACCTCGGCCTCGCCTTCCAGGCCGTGGACGACCTGCTCGGCATCTGGGGCGACCCGGTCTCCACCGGCAAGCAGACGTGGAGCGACCTGCGCCAGCGCAAGAAGTCCCTGCCGGTCGTGGCCGCGCTCGCGGCGGGCGGCCCCGCCTCGGAGCGGCTCGGCGAGATCCTCGCCGCCGACGCCAAGAGCAGCGACTTCGAGAACTTCTCCGAGGAGGAGTTCGCGGCCCGGGCCGCCCTCATCGAGGAGGCGGGCGGCCGCGAGTGGACGGCGCAGGAGGCGCGCCGCCAGCACACCATCGCCATCGAGGCCCTCGACGCCATCGACATGCCCGACCGGGTGCGGGATCGGTTCGCGGCGCTCGCCGACTTCGTCGTCGTACGAAAGAGATGA
- the shc gene encoding squalene--hopene cyclase: MTATTDGSTGALPPRAASASETHSTDPVATGVHDVAVRATQRATDFLLSRQDAQGWWKGDLETNVTMDAEDLLLRQFLGILDEATAHAAALFIRGEQREDGTWATFYGGPGELSTTIEAYVALRLAGDEPDSPHMAKAAAWVREQGGIAAARVFTRIWLALFGWWKWEDLPELPPELIYFPKWMPLNIYDFGCWARQTIVPLTIVSAKRPVRPAPFPLDELHTDPADPNPPKPLAPVASWDGAFQRLDKALHQLRKAVPRRLRKAAMNSAARWIIERQENDGCWGGIQPPAVYSVIALYLLGYDLEHPVMREGLASLDRFAVWRRDGARMIEACQSPVWDTCLAMIALADAGVPADHPQLVKAADWMLGEQIVRPGDWSVKRPGLPPGGWAFEFHNDNYPDIDDTAEVVLALRRVRHHDPERVEKAIGRGVRWNLGMQSKNGAWGAFDVDNTSPFPNRLPFCDFGEVIDPPSADVTAHVVEMLAVEGLSHDPRTRRGIEWLLAAQEPDGSWFGRWGVNYVYGTGSVVPALVAAGFPGSHPAIRRAVAWLESVQNDDGGWGEDLRSYRDRKEWSGKGASTASQTAWALMALLAAGEKDSGSVERGVGWLAATQREDGSWDEPYFTGTGFPWDFSINYHLYRQVFPLTALGRYVHGEPFSTGKGG; this comes from the coding sequence ATGACAGCGACGACCGACGGAAGCACCGGGGCACTGCCGCCCCGAGCTGCCTCGGCCAGCGAAACACACAGCACCGACCCCGTGGCGACCGGGGTGCACGACGTCGCCGTGCGCGCGACCCAACGCGCGACCGACTTCCTGCTGTCCCGGCAGGACGCCCAGGGCTGGTGGAAGGGCGACCTCGAGACCAATGTGACCATGGACGCCGAGGACCTGCTCCTGCGGCAGTTCCTGGGCATCCTCGACGAGGCCACCGCGCACGCCGCCGCCCTGTTCATCCGCGGCGAGCAGCGCGAGGACGGCACCTGGGCCACCTTCTACGGCGGCCCCGGCGAACTCTCCACCACCATCGAGGCCTACGTCGCCCTCCGGCTGGCCGGCGACGAGCCCGACTCCCCGCACATGGCGAAGGCCGCCGCGTGGGTCCGCGAACAGGGTGGCATCGCGGCCGCCCGGGTGTTCACCCGGATCTGGCTCGCGCTCTTCGGCTGGTGGAAGTGGGAGGACCTGCCCGAACTCCCGCCGGAGCTGATCTACTTCCCGAAGTGGATGCCGCTCAACATCTACGACTTCGGTTGCTGGGCGCGGCAGACCATCGTCCCGCTGACGATCGTGTCCGCGAAGCGGCCGGTGCGGCCCGCGCCCTTCCCGCTGGACGAGCTGCACACCGACCCAGCCGACCCCAACCCGCCCAAACCCCTTGCCCCGGTGGCCAGTTGGGACGGCGCCTTCCAGCGGCTGGACAAGGCCCTGCACCAACTGCGCAAGGCCGTGCCGCGCAGACTGCGCAAGGCCGCCATGAACAGCGCCGCCCGCTGGATCATCGAACGGCAGGAGAACGACGGCTGCTGGGGCGGCATCCAGCCGCCGGCCGTGTACTCGGTCATCGCGCTCTACCTGCTGGGCTACGACCTCGAACACCCCGTGATGCGCGAGGGATTGGCCTCGCTGGACCGTTTCGCCGTGTGGCGCCGGGACGGAGCCCGGATGATCGAGGCCTGCCAGTCGCCGGTCTGGGACACCTGCCTCGCGATGATCGCCCTCGCCGACGCGGGTGTGCCGGCCGACCATCCGCAGCTGGTCAAGGCCGCGGACTGGATGCTCGGCGAGCAGATCGTCCGGCCCGGCGACTGGTCCGTCAAGCGGCCCGGACTCCCGCCGGGCGGCTGGGCGTTCGAGTTCCACAACGACAACTACCCCGACATCGACGACACCGCCGAGGTGGTCCTCGCGCTGCGCCGGGTCAGGCACCACGACCCCGAGCGGGTGGAGAAGGCCATCGGGCGCGGGGTGCGCTGGAACCTGGGGATGCAGTCGAAGAACGGGGCCTGGGGCGCCTTCGACGTCGACAACACCAGCCCGTTCCCCAACCGGCTGCCGTTCTGCGACTTCGGCGAGGTCATCGACCCGCCGTCCGCCGACGTCACCGCCCACGTGGTGGAGATGCTGGCCGTCGAGGGCCTCTCCCACGACCCGCGCACCCGGCGCGGAATCGAGTGGCTGCTGGCCGCACAGGAGCCGGACGGCTCGTGGTTCGGCCGCTGGGGCGTCAACTACGTCTACGGCACCGGGTCCGTCGTACCCGCGCTCGTCGCGGCCGGCTTCCCCGGCTCGCACCCGGCGATCCGCAGGGCGGTGGCCTGGCTGGAGTCGGTGCAGAACGACGACGGCGGCTGGGGCGAGGACCTGCGCTCCTACAGGGACAGGAAGGAGTGGAGCGGCAAGGGTGCCTCCACCGCCTCGCAGACCGCGTGGGCGCTGATGGCCCTGCTCGCGGCGGGGGAGAAGGACTCCGGGTCCGTCGAGCGGGGCGTCGGGTGGCTCGCCGCCACCCAGCGCGAGGACGGCTCCTGGGACGAGCCCTACTTCACCGGCACCGGCTTCCCCTGGGACTTCTCCATCAACTACCACCTCTACCGGCAGGTCTTCCCGCTGACCGCGCTCGGCCGCTATGTGCACGGAGAACCGTTCTCCACCGGCAAGGGGGGCTGA
- a CDS encoding 1-hydroxy-2-methyl-2-butenyl 4-diphosphate reductase, translated as MSTQPAPAPLLIACALGIEHLALRTSHRGVRRRGGLERLGAEPNRWGAGGPVTVLRTGMGPEAAERSVTRALADPDLAGAAVLATGFCAGLAPGMHPGDLVVAEETRAPGGTVPCAGTDLLVKELVRAVPGRTVHTGPLTGSDHVVRGHERSELLATGAVAVDMESAATLLSAVRSGERPVAAVRVVVDAPEHELVRIGTVRGGISAFRVLRSVLPAFFEWHRNLLLPRR; from the coding sequence ATGAGCACCCAGCCCGCCCCGGCACCGTTGCTGATCGCCTGCGCGCTCGGCATCGAGCACCTCGCGCTGCGCACGAGCCACCGGGGCGTGAGGCGGAGGGGCGGCTTGGAGCGCCTGGGAGCCGAACCGAACCGGTGGGGCGCCGGCGGGCCGGTCACCGTCCTGCGCACCGGCATGGGGCCCGAGGCGGCCGAGCGGTCCGTCACCCGGGCCCTGGCCGATCCGGACCTCGCCGGGGCCGCCGTGCTGGCCACCGGGTTCTGCGCGGGGCTCGCGCCCGGGATGCACCCCGGCGACCTGGTCGTCGCCGAGGAGACCCGGGCCCCGGGCGGAACCGTTCCGTGCGCGGGGACCGACCTGCTCGTCAAGGAACTCGTGCGCGCCGTCCCCGGCCGCACCGTCCACACCGGCCCGCTCACCGGCTCGGACCACGTCGTCCGTGGTCATGAACGGTCGGAGCTGCTCGCGACCGGCGCGGTCGCGGTCGACATGGAGTCCGCGGCGACGCTTCTGAGCGCCGTGCGCTCCGGCGAGCGCCCCGTTGCGGCCGTACGAGTGGTCGTGGACGCTCCTGAACATGAACTCGTCCGTATCGGCACGGTGCGCGGTGGAATATCGGCTTTCCGCGTTCTTCGTTCGGTACTTCCGGCTTTTTTCGAATGGCACCGTAATTTGCTGCTCCCCAGGAGGTGA